The following coding sequences are from one Lolium rigidum isolate FL_2022 chromosome 6, APGP_CSIRO_Lrig_0.1, whole genome shotgun sequence window:
- the LOC124661700 gene encoding ABA-inducible protein PHV A1-like, with protein MSGWFSTEVKPEEAPSIQDRAIAAKDQAGTFIGEQTTAVTKAATDTADAAKQKATETAQYVQDRAADAVEYTKGPAAAKEEAAGGNVFQQAGGQVMGAAVGAKDAVMNTLGMGGDAAAEKK; from the coding sequence ATGTCTGGCTGGTTCTCGACCGAGGTTAAGCCCGAGGAGGCGCCCTCCATCCAGGACCGCGCCATCGCGGCGAAGGACCAGGCCGGCACCTTCATCGGCGAGCAAACTACGGCGGTCACCAAGGCCGCCACGGATACCGCCGACGCCGCCAAGCAGAAGGCCACCGAGACCGCGCAGTACGTGCAGGACAGGGCCGCCGACGCTGTGGAGTACACCAAGGGCCCCGCTGCCGCCAAGGAAGAGGCCGCCGGCGGCAACGTCTTCCAGCAGGCCGGCGGGCAGGTGATGGGCGCCGCCGTGGGCGCCAAGGACGCCGTCATGAACACGCTTGGTATGGGAggagatgccgccgccgagaAGAAATGA